In one window of Lacticaseibacillus casei DSM 20011 = JCM 1134 = ATCC 393 DNA:
- the cdaA gene encoding diadenylate cyclase CdaA, translated as MRTYLANLLTWSTLINLVDILVVWYVIYRLIMLVRGTKAVQLLKGVFVIAAIKTISWFLQLKTVGYLTDLVITWSVPALVIIFQPEIRRGLEHLGRGSLIFRSNNNQHEAETRMVKELDKAIQYMSKRRIGALITIQKNTGLEDYIETGIPLDADISGELLINIFIPNTPLHDGAVIIRNNRIAVAAAYLPLSDSNLIPKELGTRHRAAVGISEVTDALTIVVSEETGEVTITNNNNLIRNLTREDYMKFLTAQLVPKEEAPNPNPVVSFFSWLFSQRKKKEGKQ; from the coding sequence ATGCGCACCTATCTCGCAAATTTATTAACTTGGTCCACCCTTATTAATCTGGTTGACATCCTCGTCGTCTGGTACGTCATTTATCGTTTGATCATGCTGGTTCGCGGTACCAAAGCCGTGCAGCTGCTTAAAGGTGTTTTTGTCATTGCGGCCATCAAGACTATTTCCTGGTTTTTGCAACTCAAAACGGTTGGCTACCTGACAGATTTGGTCATTACCTGGAGTGTGCCGGCGCTGGTCATTATTTTTCAACCGGAAATTCGCCGCGGCCTAGAGCATCTTGGACGTGGATCGTTGATTTTCCGCTCAAACAATAACCAACATGAAGCCGAAACGCGTATGGTCAAAGAGCTGGATAAGGCGATTCAGTACATGAGCAAACGCCGCATCGGTGCTCTGATTACCATTCAAAAAAATACCGGCCTTGAGGATTACATCGAGACTGGTATTCCACTGGATGCGGATATTAGTGGCGAGTTGTTGATCAACATTTTTATTCCTAACACGCCGTTGCATGACGGGGCGGTCATCATTCGCAACAATCGAATTGCGGTGGCCGCGGCTTATTTGCCGTTGTCGGACAGTAACCTGATTCCCAAGGAACTGGGTACCCGTCATCGGGCAGCTGTCGGGATCAGTGAAGTGACCGATGCCTTGACGATTGTTGTGTCTGAGGAAACCGGTGAAGTCACGATTACGAACAATAATAATTTGATTCGCAACCTGACGCGTGAGGATTACATGAAGTTCTTGACGGCTCAGTTGGTACCAAAAGAAGAGGCGCCCAATCCAAATCCGGTTGTCAGTTTCTTTTCGTGGCTTTTTAGTCAACGCAAAAAGAAGGAGGGCAAGCAATGA